In Desulfovibrio aminophilus, the genomic stretch CGCAGCCGGAGCCGGGGCCGGGGTTTCGGCCGCGCGCCCGCGGCCCCAGCGCGCGCCGATGGGATCGCGGAAGACGGTGATCTGGAAGCCGCCGGGACGGCCGGCGGTGACGTAGCCGAAGGCGTTGGTGTTCAGGCGCACGCGCAGGCCGGACGCGCCGGGCTCCACCCCGGCCACCAGGCGGCCGCCGCCCGAGCCGGACGGACGGCTCTCGGACTTCCAGGGATCGGACCCGAGGGAGACGGAAATCTCCTGGGCCCCGCTGCGGGCCACGGAAAAGGACGGCGGCTGGGCCGAGTCGAAGGTGAAGGTCAGGACGTCGGTGTCCCCGCGTGTCTGGGATTCCAGGCGCAGGGCCAGGGCCGGGGAGGCGCAGACGAGCCACCCCAGAAGGACTGCGGCGAGCGCCGAGAGAGCCTTCCGACGTATTTTCACGGTCACGTCGCGCGGTTATGCAAGGAGCGTGCTATCCTCACGAAAGCCCTCCCCGCGGTCCGGGCCTAGCCCGGCTCCGCCTCTCCGCCCTTGCGCTTCTTGAGCTTCTCGATCAGGGTCGTGCGCTTGATGCCCAGTATCTCGGCGGCCTGGTTCTTGACTCCCCCGGCCTCGCCCAGGGCCTCGTCCAGCAGCCGGGCCTCGATCTCGTCCAGGAAATCCTTGAGTCCCATGTCCTTGTCCCGCATGTCCCGGAGACAGGGCCAGGCGAATCCGGCGGGCCGGACGGCCGCGGGCGGATCCCACTTGGGCGGCTCCTCGCCCACGTCGCGCCAGATCTTCTCCGGCAGGTCGGAGGACTCGATCCGCTCCCCGTCGCAGAGGATGGACAGCCGCTCCATGAAGTTCTCCAGCTCGCGCACGTTGCCGGGCCAGGAATAGGCCACGAGCATGTCCCGGGCCTTGTCCTCGAAGCCAAGCCGGGCGCGGGATTTCTCGGAGCAGAAGCGCTCGAGGAAGTGCTCGGCCAGCAGGAGCACGTCCCCGCCGCGCTCGCGCAACGGGGGCAGGTGCAGGGGAATGACGTTCAGGCGGTAGAAGAGGTCCTCGCGAAACTTTCCGGCGGCCACGTCCTTTTCCAGGTCGCGGTTGGTGGCGGCCACCACGCGCACGTCCACCTTCTTGATCTGCGTGCCGCCCACGCGCTCGATCTCCTTCTCCTGGAGCGCGCGCAGGATCTTGACCTGCAGGCTCAGGTCCATCTCGCCGATCTCGTCCAGGAAGATGGTCCCGCCGTCGGCCAGCTCGAAGCGGCCCGGCCGGGAGCGGATGGCGTGGGTGAAGGCGCCCTTCTCGTGGCCGAAGAGTTCGGACTCCAGGAGTTCCTTGGGGATCGCGCCGCAGTTGATGGGCACGAAGGGCTTGTCCCGGCGGCGGCTGTTGCGGTGCAGCGCCCGCACGAGCAGTTCCTTGCCGGTGCCGGATTCCCCGGTGACGAGCACGGTGCTGTCCGTGGGCGCGACCTTGAGCAGGACGCGGTAGACCTCGTGAAGAACCGGGCTGTTGCCGATGATGCCGTCCAGATGCAGAGCCATGCCGCCTCCGTGCCGATGACCCAGAATTCCCTCTCTCCCTGTCAATGAAATGACACAAAGTCAATGGCTTTGGCCGGATACCTGGGCGGCCACCAGCCCAAAGGCGAAAAAAAACGCCGCGTCCGGGCGGGCCGGACGCGGCGTCCGTCGGGTCTCAGCCCTGGCCGCGGGCCAGGATCTCCTTGGCCGGGATGAGCGCAGTGGCCGCCGCCGAGACGATGTTTCCGGCCACGCCGGGCCCGTCACCGGCCACGAAGAGCCCGCGCACCTTGGTCTCCAGGTTGCTCCCGGTGTCCACCTGGGTGGCGAAGAACTTGATCTCCGGGGCGTAGAGCAGGGTCTCGTCGTTGGCCACCCCGCGCACCACCTGGTTGAGCTTTTCCAGGCCCTCGACCACGTTGGTCAGGATGCGCTCGGGCAGGGCCATGGCGATGTCGCCCGGCTCCACGTCCTTGAGAGTGGGAGTCACGAAGCTGTTCCTGATCCGGGTCCAGGTGCTGCGGCGTCCGCGCTTCAGGTCCCCGAAGCGCTGGAGGATGGGCTTGCCGCCGCCGATGAGCGTGGCCAGCCGTCCGATGGACTCGCCGTAGGCCTGGTTGTCCGAGACCGGCTCGGTGAGCACCACCTTGGAGAGGAAGGCGAAGTTGGTGTTCTCGGACTTCTTGTCCATGTAGGCGTGGCCGTTGACGCAGACGAAGTCCTGGTAGTTCTCCAGGGAGACGAAGCCGCCCTGGTTCGTGCAGAAGGTGCGGGTCTGGTCGTCGTACTTGGCCGTGCGGATGAAGAAGGTAGGGTCGTAGATCACGTCGCAGAGATCCTGCATGATGTCCTTGTGGACCTCCACGCGCACGCCCACCTCGATGCCCCGCTGGGACACGCCGATGCCGAGCTTGCGGACCACGCCGCCCACCCATTCCGCGCCCACCCGGCCGGGGGCCAGGATCACGTTGCGGCAGGCGTACTCGCCCCGGCTGGTGACCACGCCGCGCACCTCGCCGTCCTCCACGAGCACGTCGCGGACCTCCTCCGAGGTGTGGATGACCACGCCCTTGTCCCGGATGTACTCGGCCATGCGCGCGATGTGCCGGGGCAGGTTCTCGCTGCCCAGGTGCTTCTGGCGGATGAGCAGCAGGTCGATGCCGTTCTTCTTGGCGGTCTGGCGGATGGCCCGGGCGGCGTCCATGTCCGTGGGGAAGACCTGGCCGTCCATGCCGAAGCGGTCGAAGACGGCCTCGGTCTCCTCGATCAGGGCCACGGCCTCGGGCTCGTCCATGAACTGGGTCAGGTCGGTCTTGCCCAGCTTGTGGATGAAATTCAGCTTGCCGTCGGAGAACAGCCCGGCCCCGCCGATGCCGCAGAGGATGTTGCAGGGGCGGCATTTCATGCAGCGCCGCGCGCCCGCGATGGGGCACTCGCGCTTCTGCGGGGGCTTGCCCTTCTCCACCATGAGCACGGACAGGCCGGAGTGC encodes the following:
- a CDS encoding NAD(P)/FAD-dependent oxidoreductase; its protein translation is MNAKSVKTDFDVIVVGGGPAGLFASYWLAEHSGLSVLMVEKGKPPQKRECPIAGARRCMKCRPCNILCGIGGAGLFSDGKLNFIHKLGKTDLTQFMDEPEAVALIEETEAVFDRFGMDGQVFPTDMDAARAIRQTAKKNGIDLLLIRQKHLGSENLPRHIARMAEYIRDKGVVIHTSEEVRDVLVEDGEVRGVVTSRGEYACRNVILAPGRVGAEWVGGVVRKLGIGVSQRGIEVGVRVEVHKDIMQDLCDVIYDPTFFIRTAKYDDQTRTFCTNQGGFVSLENYQDFVCVNGHAYMDKKSENTNFAFLSKVVLTEPVSDNQAYGESIGRLATLIGGGKPILQRFGDLKRGRRSTWTRIRNSFVTPTLKDVEPGDIAMALPERILTNVVEGLEKLNQVVRGVANDETLLYAPEIKFFATQVDTGSNLETKVRGLFVAGDGPGVAGNIVSAAATALIPAKEILARGQG
- a CDS encoding sigma-54-dependent Fis family transcriptional regulator, with the protein product MALHLDGIIGNSPVLHEVYRVLLKVAPTDSTVLVTGESGTGKELLVRALHRNSRRRDKPFVPINCGAIPKELLESELFGHEKGAFTHAIRSRPGRFELADGGTIFLDEIGEMDLSLQVKILRALQEKEIERVGGTQIKKVDVRVVAATNRDLEKDVAAGKFREDLFYRLNVIPLHLPPLRERGGDVLLLAEHFLERFCSEKSRARLGFEDKARDMLVAYSWPGNVRELENFMERLSILCDGERIESSDLPEKIWRDVGEEPPKWDPPAAVRPAGFAWPCLRDMRDKDMGLKDFLDEIEARLLDEALGEAGGVKNQAAEILGIKRTTLIEKLKKRKGGEAEPG